The sequence GACGCTGCTGCTCGTCACGAGCGAGGGCAACGCGAGAAAGTCGGCGGTCGTTCCAGACACGCACGTCGCCGTCGCGGGTGTCGAGAAGATCGTCCCCTCGGTCACCGACTTCCAGCCGTTCGTCGAACTCATCGGCCGCTCCGGCACCGGTCAGGATATCACCTCGTACATCTCGCTTCTGACGCCGCCGGTCGACTCGCCGACCGTCGAGTTCGACGACCCCGACGTGCCGATGACCGCCGGGGGGACGGAGCGCGACGGTAGCTCTGTACCGTCGCGCACTTCTGACCGAGAGTTCCACCTCGTCCTCGTCGACAACGGGCGGATGGCGATGCGAGAGGACGAGCAGTTGAAGGAGACGCTCTACTGCATCCGGTGTTCGGCGTGCGCCAACTCCTGCGGGAACTTCCAGAGCGTCGGCGGGCACGCTTTCGGCGGCGAGACGTACTCGGGCGGTATCGCCACGGGCTGGGAGACCGGCATCGAGGGTCTCGACGTGGCCGCCGAGTTCAACGACCTCTGCACCGGCTGTTCGCGCTGCGTGAACGCCTGTCCGGTCAAAATCGACATCCCGTGGATAAACACGGTCGTCAGAGACCGCATCAACCGGGGGGAAGGAGGGAGGCTCGACTTCCTCGTCGAAGGACTGACTCCGGACGCCGAACCCGGCGGGCTGGACCTCGGCAAACGCTTCTTCGGCAACTTCTCGACGGTAGCAAAACTCGGGAGCGCCACCGCGCCGGTCTCGAACTGGCTGGCGGGGACGCGCCCCGCGCGGCGGCTGCTGGCCGAGACGGTCGGCGTCGACCCCCGACGCGAACTCCCCGCGTTTCGGCGCGAGACGTTCCGCGCCTGGTTCGAGCGCCGCGGCGGGTCGGAAGTGCCGCAGGCGAGGGCGAGACGGGAGGCCGTCGTCTACCCGGACCTCTACACGAACCACGTGCAGGTCGAACGCGGGAAGGCGGCGGTCAAGACGCTCGAAGCGCTCGGCGTCCACGTCGTCGTTCCCGACGTGCCGTCGAGCGGCCGCGCCCCGCTCTCGCAGGGGATGGTGTCGACCGCCGAGGGTCACGCTCACGAGGTGTACGCGGCGCTGGCCGAGCACATCGACGCCGACCGCGACGTCGTCGTCGTCGAGCCCTCGGACCTGGCGATGTTCCGCCGCGAGTACGAGAAGTTCCTCGCGCCCAAGTCGTTCGAGCGACTCGATATGCACAGCTACGAGGTGATGGAGTACGTCTACGGGCTGCTCCACGCCGGCGCCGAGTCGACGCTCCTGTCGGCCCCCGACGAGAGAGACGCCGACGAGAGAGACGCCGACGACGCGGGCGTCGCGTACCACAGTCACTGCCAGCAGCGGACGCTCGGACTCGAATCGTACACCGTCGCCGTGCTCGAGGACCTCGGCTACGACGTGGTCACCTCCGAGACGGAGTGTTGCGGGATGGCCGGGTCGTTCGGCTACAAACGCGAGTACTACGAACTGAGCATGGACGTCGGCGAACCCATCCGCGAACAGTTCGAGGCCGCGGACGCGGCCGACCGGGCCGTCGTCGCCTCGGGGACGTCCTGTCTCGAACAACTGGACGCGTTGCTCTCGCGGCCGACGCAGCACCCCGTCGAACTCGTCGCCCCGCGCTGAGCCGCCCCCGTCTTCGAGACTCGGAGCGCGTCGTCGCTCACTCTTCGACGACGACGCCGCCGCGCATCCCCATCGCCCTGTGCGGGGTACAGAAGTACTTCGTCGTTCCCGTCTCGTCGAACGTCCGCTCGAAGGTGTGGCCTTCGTCGGCGACGAGTTCGCTCTCGAAACTGCCGTCCTCGGCTATCACGTCGTGAGTACCGCCCGCGCCGGTCCACTCCCAGACGACGGTCGTCCCCGGCGAGACGCGAATCGCGGTCGGTTCGTAGGCGTGCGGACCCTCGATGCCGTCCGCGCCGACCATCACCGTCACCTCGGCCTCGCCGGTTCGGTCGGCGAACCCGTCGTAGTTGTCGGTCGGCCCGAACCACGACTCCCACTCCTCGTCGGGCGTCTCGGTCTCCGCCGACTCCGTCTGCGCCCCCTCCGTCGTCTCCGTCTGCGCCCCCTCCGCCGACTCCGTCGGCGCCCCCGTCCGAGTCCCGTTCGACTCGCCGGTGCCACCGGTTTCGCCGTCGGTCGGCGTCGCGTCCGACCCCGCCTCGCCCGTCGAGCAACCGGCGAGCGCTGTCGCCGTCCCGACGGCGGCCGCACCGGCCGCTCGGAGGGTCTGTCGTCTGGAGAACGTCGGGAGGGAATCTCGTCCGTCACCGGCTCGATTTCGGGTCACGCCGACGAGGACGACGGCCGCACGAAAACCGTTCACTGCGAGACTCACGTGCTGAGAACTGTCCGGCGGAGAGTGACGGACGGTGAAACGACGTCGCGGTCGGTTCGCCCGTCCGCGGTGCGACCGGCGTCCGACGCCGCGCTCGGACTCTACGAACATTAAAGACCCGGGCCTCCATGAGGGCGAGTATGGACGGGACGCCACAAGAAATCACGACGCTCGTCGGCCGAGAGGTGTACTCCAACAACGGGGTGTACGTCGGCGAAGTCGAAGACGTTCGCCTCGACCTCGACCAGGAAGTCGTCACGGGACTCGCCCTCGCCGAACTGAACCGAGAGCTGTTCGAAGGCCGCATCGAGCGCGGCAAGGGAGTACTCATCCCGTACCGCTGGGTTCGCGCCGTCGGCGACGTCGTCCTCATCAACGACGTCATCGAGCGTTTGAAACAACCGGAAGAAGAGTCAGAAATCGCGGTCTAACGCGGCTTAACTACCGTTTCCGCTCTCGCTACCGTCGACGCCCATCGCCTGGAACAGTTTTCGACGCACCGCCTCCTCGGTCAGCGCCAGCAGCGTGTCGCGGTTGTCCTCGCTCGTCTCGATGCCGGTGAAGATGCCGAGCGGGATCTCGACGCTCGCCTGCGTGGAGTGGCCGGCCGCCTCGCCGATATCTTTGAACGCGTCCTGGAGGATGTTGCCGATGTTCATCCGAATATCCTTCGAGCGTGCGGCGAGGTAGATAGTATCCTCGGCGATGCCGAAGACGGCGGTGGTCGTGATACCTTCCAGATTCAAGAGATGCTGGGCCGCCTGCGCGAGCGCCTCGCGGTCGCGGATGAACCCCGCGTTCGAGACGAGGTGGCTGCCCTGCACTTCTCGATTTTGGATGGCTTCGGCGAGCACGTCCAGCGTCTCCGGCGACATCGACGGCGACTCGACCTGTTCGAGCGTGTCGTGGTTGGCGAAGGGGTAGAGGTACGCCGCCGCCGTGAGGTCGGCGGGGGTTGTGTCGCGCTTGAAGTCGAGCGTCTCCGCACGGATGCCGTACAGCAGCGCGGTGGCGACTTCCTCGCTCGGGCTGAGGTCGAACTCCTGGATGTACTTCGTGAGGATAGTCGACGTCGAGGAGACGTTGGGTCGGACGTCGGTGAACGTCGCGTCGAACTCCCGGTCGGGTTCGTAGTGGTCGATGAAGATGTCGATGGGGACCTCGACGTCGAAGTCGCCGGACTTCATGTGGTCGACGAGCGCGACTGCGCCGTACTGCGACAGTGGCTTCGTTTCGTCGCGCGAGAGCAGGTCGATGCCGAGCAGGTTGACGAACGCCCGGTTCTCCTGGTGGCCGATGTCGCCGTTGTAGAGGATGTCGGCGTCGACGCCGTACTCCTCGGCGATCTGTCTGAGCGCGACGGCGCTGGCGATGGAGTCGGGGTCGGGGTTGTCGTGCGTCAGGATGGCCAACTCGCCGTCGGTGGCGACGAGCACGTCGGCCAACTGCCGGGCCTTGTACTCTAACTCGCCGGATTCGAGCGTCCGGAGCGCGGAGTCGGCGATGACCGTCGAGGGGTTGATGACCACGTCCGCGCCGAGTTCGGTCAGTTCGTCCTCGGAGACGGGGTCCGAGGCGCGCACGACGACGAACTGGTCGCCGCCGCGCTCTCGAATCGTCGAGACGGCCGCCTTGTTCGCCTCGACGTCCGACGAGAGGATGAGAATGACGTCGCGGTCCTCGACCGCCGACGCGACCTCCGGTTCTCGGATGTCCTGTCTCTGCGCGTTCAGATCTTGGTCGCGGAGTGCCTCCACCCGACTCTCGTCCTTGTCGAGTATGAGGACGTCTTTACCCCCGGCCGCGAGTTCGTCCGCGACGGCATGCCCGACGCTCCCGCACCCCAAGATAGCGTACGTAGACATCGAGGAGATGCTGACCTCAGAACTCATCAGTACCTCATGTACCCGCGGACGACACTTAACAGCATTCGTTTCTCTCCCGAGAGGGCGCTACCGATGCGACGCTCCGGAGACGAGTTCGGCCGCGAGAACTCCGCGGCCCTGACACACCATCGCTCTGTCGCGGCGGTCGTGGCGAGATGACGCGGTTACACCGGCGTCACGGCCGTTGCAGAGCGAGCGAACGGACACCCGCTCGCTATCTACATCGTCGGGAGGAGTTCCATTAAACGCTCCAGCTAAACCGTTTGGTGTGATTCGTGGCAACATGAAACAGGAGTTCGATACCGTACCGCGGGTGAACCGGCTCGGAGAGCCGACACGGTCGGGTTTGCCGCGTTGCTGCCGTTCCGAAAGGAAACGCCTTTTAGCGTACCCTCGAAAGGTGGTAGTGAGGGCCGGTAGCTCAGTTAGGGAGAGCGACGGACTCTTAATCCGTCGGTCGGGGGTTCAAATCCCTCCCGGCCCGTTTTCTGCGAACGACGCGAGACCGAAGGTCCCGCAGGCCGTGCAGGCGACTTTTAGGTCGCCCGCAGACAGAGTGAGCAGTGAAAACGCCACAGAGGAGTAGGAGTAGAGAAGTCGCAGCCTGCGAGCGGAGCGAGCAGGTCCGTCTTCGCGTAGTTCAAATCCCTCCTCGAAACTTTTTGTCGCTACTCGCGGACCCCTCCACAGGTGACCGCCCGTGTCTGATAGTTCACGCCGCCTCCTGACGCTTCGCCGCCTCGTTGCACTCGCCGGACTCGCTTTCGCGGCGACCCTCTACCGACACCTGGTTCGGCCGTGGCACACGTCGTGGGGGGCCACGACGGCCGAACGCCGGTCGTCGCTGCCCGGCGACGAACTGCTCGACGACGCGCTCGCCCAGTCGACGCGGGCGGTGACCATCGCCGCGCCGCCGGGCGAGGTTTGGTCGTGGCTCGCCCGACCGGGACAGAGCGATTTCTACGGCTGTGACTGGTTGGGGAACTTCGTCGGAACCGACGCCCACAGCGCCGACCGGACTCTGCCCGACGAACAGACGCTAACACCGGCCGACACGGTCCGTCTCGCCCCGACCGAGTACTTCGTCAGTCCGCCGGTGACGACGCTCACCGTTCGAGAACTCGACGCCGAACGCGTGCTCGTCCTGCAGGGGTTCGACGGCGGGACGTGGGCGTTCGTGCTCGAACCCATCGCAGCGGAGACGACGCGACTGCTCGTTCGTTCGCGGGCGGCCCCGATTTCGAGCCGGGTCGGTCGGCTCCTGTACTTTCTGGTCGACGAACCCGCCCACTTCCTGATGGAGCGGGAGATGCTTCTGGGTCTCGAGGCGCGTGCGCGACGGACGCCTCCCGACTCGTAATCGCGTTTATCGACTCGTAATTACGCTTCTCGACCCGCAATCACGTCTATCGACTCGTAACCCGGCCGTCGAACACGCAGCGGTTATAGGGACGACCCGCCTATCCGCTTCACCGTGACCGAGTTCCCCGACGCCGAATCCACCGACGACCTCGTCGCCGACCGCGACGACGTCGTCGCCGAGGTTCGCTCCCACGCCGGCCAGATCGCCCGCCAACTCGCGCTCCTGCAGGGCGGCGACTACGGCCAGCGGACGTTCAGCACCGACGAGGGCGAGTGGACGCTGAAGTACGAAGCCGGCGACCTCCAGTACCTCCGCTTCAGCGGGCGCTCCGGAGACGACGTCTACGTCGTCTCGACGAAGCAACCGCCCGAACCGACCGACCTCCACCGCGCGATGACCGACTACGACGCGTTCGTCGAATCGTACAACCGCTACGTTCGGTCGCTCGACGGCGTCCTCGACGACGTGCGGAGCGACTTTCCGACCGTGGAGACGACCGACTCCGTCGTCTCCGAGCGGAACCGCCTGGTCGAGCGCATCCGGGACGTCGCCGACGCCATCGCTGGCGAACTCCACCGCTACGACGGAACCGACTACGGGACGTTCTCCGCCCGGGTCAACGGCGCTCGCTGGGAGTTGAAGCGGGAACAGGCGCGGGTCTCGTACCTCCGCGTCGGCGGACAGAGCGGAACGTACCTCGTCTCGCAGTACGAACCGCCGTCGGCGCCGGACGTCCGCGAACACGCCGACGACTTCGTCGCGTTCGTCGACGCCTACAACGACCACGTCGCCGACCTGGAGGCGGACCTCTCGGAAATCTCGCTCTGAACGTTCTCCGCGTCGGCTGCGCGAACTGTGTTCGTATCCGTCACAGGCAGCAGGTTGATACGTGTGGCGCGGTGAGGTGGCGACGGAACGCACGATTACACAGTACGCGTCCGTCCGAGCCGATTCGGACAGCGGCCAAAGTCGTCCCACGACACGGCCCGGTCACGCTTCCACACGTGGTTCGCTTACAGAGTAACTATGTACTTCTTGGTGAATCACAACGATGTCCAGCGTACGCACTCCGCTCGACGCGGAGAACGAGCCGACTCTGACGGAACTGTTCGACGCACTCGCCGACGAGCGACGCCGTCGAATTCTCGACGCGGTCGAGCGAGCCGACCCCCGGCTCCCGGTCGCGTTACTGGCGAACGCGCTCGCCCCCGACGACGCCGACGAGGACGACGTCCGGACGCTACGCGTCTCGCTCGTCCACTCTCACCTTCCGAGACTCGACGACGTCGGTCTCCTGTCGTACGACCGCGACGACCGCGTCGTCTCGTCGACTCCGACGACGACGAGAGCGCTCTCCGTCGTCGACGCCGGCCGGGAGGTCCCGCGATGAACCGGACGCTGTGCCGGTGTCGAGACTGCGAGAGCGTCTACGCCGCCAGAAAACCGACCGACCAGCCGGTCCGGATAATCGGCACCGACGCCGGCTGTCCGTGCGGCAGCGACGCTCTCTACGAGATGACGAGAGGCAGTTTCAGCAAACTCGACGAGAGCGCGACGTAGCGCCGACAGTCACGCGACTCGCCGACCGTCCCGAAGCTACTTCTGCAACTCCGCCGCCGCCGCGTCCAGCGCCTCGTCACCGGAGACGCCGACGTCCTGTGCGTCGAGCGCGTCCGCGAGCGACGCGAGCAGGTACGTGACGTTCTTCGGGTTCGCCGAGTGGCCCATGCAGCCGATGCGGAATATCTCGCCGTCGAGGTCGCCGAGTCCGCTGGCGATTTCGAGGTCGTACCGGTCGAGCAGGTACGAGATGACCGCGCCGTCGTCGACTCCGTCGGGGACGCGAACGGCGTTGAGACTCGGCAGCCAGTAGTCGTCGGCGGCGTTCATCTCCAGTCCCATCGCCTCGACGCCCGCTTTGAGCGCGCCGGCGACGTGCAGGTGGCGGTCCCAGCGCTCTTCGATGCCTTCCTCGGCGACGAGACGGAGCGCCTCACGCAGCGCGTAGACGTTCGTGATGGGCGCGGTGTGGTGATACGAGCGGTCGTCGCCCCAGTACCCCTCCAGGAGCGAGAGGTCGAGATACCACGAGCGCGGCTCCTCCTCCCGCGAGAGCACCTTGTCCATGGCGCGGTCGTTGAGCGTCAGCGGACTCGCGCCCGGCGGACAGGAGAGACACTTCTGCGGGCCCGAGTACGCCACGTCGACACCCCACTCGTCGGCGCGGAACTCGACGCCGCCCAGAGACGTGACCGTGTCGGCGACGACGTACGCGTCGTGGCTGTGCGCGATGTCGGTTAGTTCCGAGACGTTCGGTTGGAGCGCGCCCGTGCTCGTCTCGGCGTGGACGAAGCCGAACACGTCGGGCTGGTGTTCGTCGAAGGCGGCCTGTACGTCCG is a genomic window of Haloprofundus halophilus containing:
- a CDS encoding LUD domain-containing protein — translated: MSSTRDEKAARIRHFLATEGDAVAEGTRGFNAGRYESVARLDDYEELKDRARAIKEDAIERLPELVDQLRESVEANGGTLYVADDADDANRYIREVAERKDAETLVKSKSMTTEELEVNDALQSDGVDVVETDLGEWVIQLADEAPSHIVAPAIHKSREGIADLFEATFDTEEPLETAEELTAFAREKLGERIAEADVGMTGANFIAADSGTLLLVTSEGNARKSAVVPDTHVAVAGVEKIVPSVTDFQPFVELIGRSGTGQDITSYISLLTPPVDSPTVEFDDPDVPMTAGGTERDGSSVPSRTSDREFHLVLVDNGRMAMREDEQLKETLYCIRCSACANSCGNFQSVGGHAFGGETYSGGIATGWETGIEGLDVAAEFNDLCTGCSRCVNACPVKIDIPWINTVVRDRINRGEGGRLDFLVEGLTPDAEPGGLDLGKRFFGNFSTVAKLGSATAPVSNWLAGTRPARRLLAETVGVDPRRELPAFRRETFRAWFERRGGSEVPQARARREAVVYPDLYTNHVQVERGKAAVKTLEALGVHVVVPDVPSSGRAPLSQGMVSTAEGHAHEVYAALAEHIDADRDVVVVEPSDLAMFRREYEKFLAPKSFERLDMHSYEVMEYVYGLLHAGAESTLLSAPDERDADERDADDAGVAYHSHCQQRTLGLESYTVAVLEDLGYDVVTSETECCGMAGSFGYKREYYELSMDVGEPIREQFEAADAADRAVVASGTSCLEQLDALLSRPTQHPVELVAPR
- a CDS encoding halocyanin domain-containing protein: MTRNRAGDGRDSLPTFSRRQTLRAAGAAAVGTATALAGCSTGEAGSDATPTDGETGGTGESNGTRTGAPTESAEGAQTETTEGAQTESAETETPDEEWESWFGPTDNYDGFADRTGEAEVTVMVGADGIEGPHAYEPTAIRVSPGTTVVWEWTGAGGTHDVIAEDGSFESELVADEGHTFERTFDETGTTKYFCTPHRAMGMRGGVVVEE
- a CDS encoding PRC-barrel domain-containing protein, with the protein product MDGTPQEITTLVGREVYSNNGVYVGEVEDVRLDLDQEVVTGLALAELNRELFEGRIERGKGVLIPYRWVRAVGDVVLINDVIERLKQPEEESEIAV
- a CDS encoding DHH family phosphoesterase, with product MSSEVSISSMSTYAILGCGSVGHAVADELAAGGKDVLILDKDESRVEALRDQDLNAQRQDIREPEVASAVEDRDVILILSSDVEANKAAVSTIRERGGDQFVVVRASDPVSEDELTELGADVVINPSTVIADSALRTLESGELEYKARQLADVLVATDGELAILTHDNPDPDSIASAVALRQIAEEYGVDADILYNGDIGHQENRAFVNLLGIDLLSRDETKPLSQYGAVALVDHMKSGDFDVEVPIDIFIDHYEPDREFDATFTDVRPNVSSTSTILTKYIQEFDLSPSEEVATALLYGIRAETLDFKRDTTPADLTAAAYLYPFANHDTLEQVESPSMSPETLDVLAEAIQNREVQGSHLVSNAGFIRDREALAQAAQHLLNLEGITTTAVFGIAEDTIYLAARSKDIRMNIGNILQDAFKDIGEAAGHSTQASVEIPLGIFTGIETSEDNRDTLLALTEEAVRRKLFQAMGVDGSESGNGS
- a CDS encoding DUF7344 domain-containing protein; translated protein: MSSVRTPLDAENEPTLTELFDALADERRRRILDAVERADPRLPVALLANALAPDDADEDDVRTLRVSLVHSHLPRLDDVGLLSYDRDDRVVSSTPTTTRALSVVDAGREVPR
- a CDS encoding pyridoxal-phosphate-dependent aminotransferase family protein, translating into MSDAPDVDELTPPQRTLMGPGPSDVHPRVLRAMSTPLVGHLDPSFIDIMNEVQELLRYTFRTDNQWTIPVSGTGSASMEAAIGNLVEPGDTMLVPTNGYFGGRMASMARRAGGDVVEVEAPWGEPLDPADVQAAFDEHQPDVFGFVHAETSTGALQPNVSELTDIAHSHDAYVVADTVTSLGGVEFRADEWGVDVAYSGPQKCLSCPPGASPLTLNDRAMDKVLSREEEPRSWYLDLSLLEGYWGDDRSYHHTAPITNVYALREALRLVAEEGIEERWDRHLHVAGALKAGVEAMGLEMNAADDYWLPSLNAVRVPDGVDDGAVISYLLDRYDLEIASGLGDLDGEIFRIGCMGHSANPKNVTYLLASLADALDAQDVGVSGDEALDAAAAELQK